A genomic segment from Triticum dicoccoides isolate Atlit2015 ecotype Zavitan chromosome 1A, WEW_v2.0, whole genome shotgun sequence encodes:
- the LOC119270026 gene encoding uncharacterized protein LOC119270026 isoform X1, giving the protein MCRSPRSRSNLVAAWGYSLPLSGVSSLFLQAPKTLFSPPLLLPLLCFRILLCLLVLLEEKRREEEGADLSSMGNCKSSSCALLGKAHVVPDAEWRMQDFVKTHVPDAEWRIHDFSSLLETGAKSATSATFYCSGYNWQLQVIPMHKETGSETPYVALRLMTSPEKMVPGHKMHVVFELSIYNHSKGMYCGCKASYNFHFKNSYLKEHCLIPLQELLKASAFLVDDSCVFGVDILKIDVSSPEKKAVVVQKKATTVQNLFVQKKGFVKGTYTWNVNNFLELDTDNFVRSPTFEVGGHKWYVGMYPHGDKYSTDYLSLYLFLDASDELCLDSKKVFVMTLSILDQKNGKHLTATSGLWVCNKGCGWGWPNFFGLKKLKEPSGCYVVGSSCIVKADVTIIGSSNDG; this is encoded by the exons ATGTGCCGCTCCCCGCGGAGCAGGAGTAATTTAGTAGCAGCTTGGGGGTATTCACTTCCCCTTTCTGGCGTTTCCTCACTCTTTCTCCAAGCCCCAAAAACCCTCTTTtcccctcctcttcttcttcctctgctctgcTTCCGGATTCTGCTTTGCTTGTTGGTGTTGCTAG aggagaagagaagagaagaggaaggggcAGATCTATCATCTATGGGCAACTGCAAGAGTTCAT CTTGTGCACTGCTAGGAAAAGCCCATGTTGTTCCGGATGCTGAATGGAGGATGCAGGACTTTGTAAAGACCCATGTTCCGGATGCTGAATGGAGGATTCATGACTTCTCATCGCTGCTTGAGACGGGAGCTAAGTCAGCAACATCTGCCACTTTTTACTGCTCTGGGTATAACTG GCAGCTGCAAGTGATTCCAATGCATAAAGAAACTGGTTCTGAAACACCATATGTTGCTCTTCGTCTTATGACATCCCCAGAAAAGATGGTGCCAGGTCACAAGATGCATGTGGTTTTTGAGTTGTCAATATACAACCATTCAAAAGGAATGTACTGTGGATGCAAAG CTAGCTACAACTTCCATTTCAAGAATAGCTACTTGAAGGAGCATTGCTTGATTCCTCTTCAGGAGCTACTGAAAGCATCTgcttttctagttgatgatagttgTGTCTTCGGTGTGGACATATTAAAAATTGATGTCTCTTCTCCTGAAAAGAAGGCTGTTGTGGTTCAGAAGAAGGCTACCACAGTTCAGAACCTCTTCGTCCAGAAGAAGGGGTTCGTCAAAGGGACATACACTTGGAACGTGAACAACTTCCTTGAACTGGACACGGATAACTTTGTCCGTTCTCCTACATTTGAAGTTGGCGGGCATAAATG GTACGTCGGCATGTATCCGCATGGTGACAAATACAGCACTGATTACCTCAGCTTGTACTTATTCCTGGATGCTTCCGATGAGCTCTGTCTCGACTCCAAGAAGGTGTTTGTAATGACTCTATCCATCCTGGACCAAAAGAATGGGAAACACTTGACTGCAACTTCAG GTCTCTGGGTATGTAATAAAGGATGCGGATGGGGGTGGCCTAACTTCTTTGGACTCAAGAAACTCAAGGAGCCGTCGGGATGCTATGTTGTGGGATCGAGCTGCATTGTGAAGGCAGATGTTACCATCATTGGTTCATCCAATGATGGCTAG
- the LOC119270026 gene encoding uncharacterized protein LOC119270026 isoform X2 — protein sequence MCRSPRSRSNLVAAWGYSLPLSGVSSLFLQAPKTLFSPPLLLPLLCFRILLCLLVLLEEKRREEEGADLSSMGNCKSSSCALLGKAHVVPDAEWRMQDFVKTHVPDAEWRIHDFSSLLETGAKSATSATFYCSGYNWQLQVIPMHKETGSETPYVALRLMTSPEKMVPGHKMHVVFELSIYNHSKGMYCGCKASYNFHFKNSYLKEHCLIPLQELLKASAFLVDDSCVFGVDILKIDVSSPEKKAVVVQKKATTVQNLFVQKKGFVKGTYTWNVNNFLELDTDNFVRSPTFEVGGHKCTDYLSLYLFLDASDELCLDSKKVFVMTLSILDQKNGKHLTATSGLWVCNKGCGWGWPNFFGLKKLKEPSGCYVVGSSCIVKADVTIIGSSNDG from the exons ATGTGCCGCTCCCCGCGGAGCAGGAGTAATTTAGTAGCAGCTTGGGGGTATTCACTTCCCCTTTCTGGCGTTTCCTCACTCTTTCTCCAAGCCCCAAAAACCCTCTTTtcccctcctcttcttcttcctctgctctgcTTCCGGATTCTGCTTTGCTTGTTGGTGTTGCTAG aggagaagagaagagaagaggaaggggcAGATCTATCATCTATGGGCAACTGCAAGAGTTCAT CTTGTGCACTGCTAGGAAAAGCCCATGTTGTTCCGGATGCTGAATGGAGGATGCAGGACTTTGTAAAGACCCATGTTCCGGATGCTGAATGGAGGATTCATGACTTCTCATCGCTGCTTGAGACGGGAGCTAAGTCAGCAACATCTGCCACTTTTTACTGCTCTGGGTATAACTG GCAGCTGCAAGTGATTCCAATGCATAAAGAAACTGGTTCTGAAACACCATATGTTGCTCTTCGTCTTATGACATCCCCAGAAAAGATGGTGCCAGGTCACAAGATGCATGTGGTTTTTGAGTTGTCAATATACAACCATTCAAAAGGAATGTACTGTGGATGCAAAG CTAGCTACAACTTCCATTTCAAGAATAGCTACTTGAAGGAGCATTGCTTGATTCCTCTTCAGGAGCTACTGAAAGCATCTgcttttctagttgatgatagttgTGTCTTCGGTGTGGACATATTAAAAATTGATGTCTCTTCTCCTGAAAAGAAGGCTGTTGTGGTTCAGAAGAAGGCTACCACAGTTCAGAACCTCTTCGTCCAGAAGAAGGGGTTCGTCAAAGGGACATACACTTGGAACGTGAACAACTTCCTTGAACTGGACACGGATAACTTTGTCCGTTCTCCTACATTTGAAGTTGGCGGGCATAAATG CACTGATTACCTCAGCTTGTACTTATTCCTGGATGCTTCCGATGAGCTCTGTCTCGACTCCAAGAAGGTGTTTGTAATGACTCTATCCATCCTGGACCAAAAGAATGGGAAACACTTGACTGCAACTTCAG GTCTCTGGGTATGTAATAAAGGATGCGGATGGGGGTGGCCTAACTTCTTTGGACTCAAGAAACTCAAGGAGCCGTCGGGATGCTATGTTGTGGGATCGAGCTGCATTGTGAAGGCAGATGTTACCATCATTGGTTCATCCAATGATGGCTAG
- the LOC119270026 gene encoding uncharacterized protein LOC119270026 isoform X5, with protein sequence MCRSPRSRSNLVAAWGYSLPLSGVSSLFLQAPKTLFSPPLLLPLLCFRILLCLLVLLEEKRREEEGADLSSMGNCKSSSCALLGKAHVVPDAEWRMQDFVKTHVPDAEWRIHDFSSLLETGAKSATSATFYCSGYNWQLQVIPMHKETGSETPYVALRLMTSPEKMVPGHKMHVVFELSIYNHSKGMYCGCKASYNFHFKNSYLKEHCLIPLQELLKASAFLVDDSCVFGVDILKIDVSSPEKKAVVVQKKATTVQNLFVQKKGFVKGTYTWNVNNFLELDTDNFVRSPTFEVGGHKWSLGM encoded by the exons ATGTGCCGCTCCCCGCGGAGCAGGAGTAATTTAGTAGCAGCTTGGGGGTATTCACTTCCCCTTTCTGGCGTTTCCTCACTCTTTCTCCAAGCCCCAAAAACCCTCTTTtcccctcctcttcttcttcctctgctctgcTTCCGGATTCTGCTTTGCTTGTTGGTGTTGCTAG aggagaagagaagagaagaggaaggggcAGATCTATCATCTATGGGCAACTGCAAGAGTTCAT CTTGTGCACTGCTAGGAAAAGCCCATGTTGTTCCGGATGCTGAATGGAGGATGCAGGACTTTGTAAAGACCCATGTTCCGGATGCTGAATGGAGGATTCATGACTTCTCATCGCTGCTTGAGACGGGAGCTAAGTCAGCAACATCTGCCACTTTTTACTGCTCTGGGTATAACTG GCAGCTGCAAGTGATTCCAATGCATAAAGAAACTGGTTCTGAAACACCATATGTTGCTCTTCGTCTTATGACATCCCCAGAAAAGATGGTGCCAGGTCACAAGATGCATGTGGTTTTTGAGTTGTCAATATACAACCATTCAAAAGGAATGTACTGTGGATGCAAAG CTAGCTACAACTTCCATTTCAAGAATAGCTACTTGAAGGAGCATTGCTTGATTCCTCTTCAGGAGCTACTGAAAGCATCTgcttttctagttgatgatagttgTGTCTTCGGTGTGGACATATTAAAAATTGATGTCTCTTCTCCTGAAAAGAAGGCTGTTGTGGTTCAGAAGAAGGCTACCACAGTTCAGAACCTCTTCGTCCAGAAGAAGGGGTTCGTCAAAGGGACATACACTTGGAACGTGAACAACTTCCTTGAACTGGACACGGATAACTTTGTCCGTTCTCCTACATTTGAAGTTGGCGGGCATAAATG GTCTCTGGGTATGTAA
- the LOC119270026 gene encoding uncharacterized protein LOC119270026 isoform X3 yields the protein MCRSPRSRSNLVAAWGYSLPLSGVSSLFLQAPKTLFSPPLLLPLLCFRILLCLLVLLEEKRREEEGADLSSMGNCKSSSCALLGKAHVVPDAEWRMQDFVKTHVPDAEWRIHDFSSLLETGAKSATSATFYCSGYNWQLQVIPMHKETGSETPYVALRLMTSPEKMVPGHKMHVVFELSIYNHSKGMYCGCKASYNFHFKNSYLKEHCLIPLQELLKASAFLVDDSCVFGVDILKIDVSSPEKKAVVVQKKATTVQNLFVQKKGFVKGTYTWNVNNFLELDTDNFVRSPTFEVGGHKCLYLFLDASDELCLDSKKVFVMTLSILDQKNGKHLTATSGLWVCNKGCGWGWPNFFGLKKLKEPSGCYVVGSSCIVKADVTIIGSSNDG from the exons ATGTGCCGCTCCCCGCGGAGCAGGAGTAATTTAGTAGCAGCTTGGGGGTATTCACTTCCCCTTTCTGGCGTTTCCTCACTCTTTCTCCAAGCCCCAAAAACCCTCTTTtcccctcctcttcttcttcctctgctctgcTTCCGGATTCTGCTTTGCTTGTTGGTGTTGCTAG aggagaagagaagagaagaggaaggggcAGATCTATCATCTATGGGCAACTGCAAGAGTTCAT CTTGTGCACTGCTAGGAAAAGCCCATGTTGTTCCGGATGCTGAATGGAGGATGCAGGACTTTGTAAAGACCCATGTTCCGGATGCTGAATGGAGGATTCATGACTTCTCATCGCTGCTTGAGACGGGAGCTAAGTCAGCAACATCTGCCACTTTTTACTGCTCTGGGTATAACTG GCAGCTGCAAGTGATTCCAATGCATAAAGAAACTGGTTCTGAAACACCATATGTTGCTCTTCGTCTTATGACATCCCCAGAAAAGATGGTGCCAGGTCACAAGATGCATGTGGTTTTTGAGTTGTCAATATACAACCATTCAAAAGGAATGTACTGTGGATGCAAAG CTAGCTACAACTTCCATTTCAAGAATAGCTACTTGAAGGAGCATTGCTTGATTCCTCTTCAGGAGCTACTGAAAGCATCTgcttttctagttgatgatagttgTGTCTTCGGTGTGGACATATTAAAAATTGATGTCTCTTCTCCTGAAAAGAAGGCTGTTGTGGTTCAGAAGAAGGCTACCACAGTTCAGAACCTCTTCGTCCAGAAGAAGGGGTTCGTCAAAGGGACATACACTTGGAACGTGAACAACTTCCTTGAACTGGACACGGATAACTTTGTCCGTTCTCCTACATTTGAAGTTGGCGGGCATAAATG CTTGTACTTATTCCTGGATGCTTCCGATGAGCTCTGTCTCGACTCCAAGAAGGTGTTTGTAATGACTCTATCCATCCTGGACCAAAAGAATGGGAAACACTTGACTGCAACTTCAG GTCTCTGGGTATGTAATAAAGGATGCGGATGGGGGTGGCCTAACTTCTTTGGACTCAAGAAACTCAAGGAGCCGTCGGGATGCTATGTTGTGGGATCGAGCTGCATTGTGAAGGCAGATGTTACCATCATTGGTTCATCCAATGATGGCTAG
- the LOC119270026 gene encoding uncharacterized protein LOC119270026 isoform X4, translating to MGNCKSSSCALLGKAHVVPDAEWRMQDFVKTHVPDAEWRIHDFSSLLETGAKSATSATFYCSGYNWQLQVIPMHKETGSETPYVALRLMTSPEKMVPGHKMHVVFELSIYNHSKGMYCGCKASYNFHFKNSYLKEHCLIPLQELLKASAFLVDDSCVFGVDILKIDVSSPEKKAVVVQKKATTVQNLFVQKKGFVKGTYTWNVNNFLELDTDNFVRSPTFEVGGHKWYVGMYPHGDKYSTDYLSLYLFLDASDELCLDSKKVFVMTLSILDQKNGKHLTATSGLWVCNKGCGWGWPNFFGLKKLKEPSGCYVVGSSCIVKADVTIIGSSNDG from the exons ATGGGCAACTGCAAGAGTTCAT CTTGTGCACTGCTAGGAAAAGCCCATGTTGTTCCGGATGCTGAATGGAGGATGCAGGACTTTGTAAAGACCCATGTTCCGGATGCTGAATGGAGGATTCATGACTTCTCATCGCTGCTTGAGACGGGAGCTAAGTCAGCAACATCTGCCACTTTTTACTGCTCTGGGTATAACTG GCAGCTGCAAGTGATTCCAATGCATAAAGAAACTGGTTCTGAAACACCATATGTTGCTCTTCGTCTTATGACATCCCCAGAAAAGATGGTGCCAGGTCACAAGATGCATGTGGTTTTTGAGTTGTCAATATACAACCATTCAAAAGGAATGTACTGTGGATGCAAAG CTAGCTACAACTTCCATTTCAAGAATAGCTACTTGAAGGAGCATTGCTTGATTCCTCTTCAGGAGCTACTGAAAGCATCTgcttttctagttgatgatagttgTGTCTTCGGTGTGGACATATTAAAAATTGATGTCTCTTCTCCTGAAAAGAAGGCTGTTGTGGTTCAGAAGAAGGCTACCACAGTTCAGAACCTCTTCGTCCAGAAGAAGGGGTTCGTCAAAGGGACATACACTTGGAACGTGAACAACTTCCTTGAACTGGACACGGATAACTTTGTCCGTTCTCCTACATTTGAAGTTGGCGGGCATAAATG GTACGTCGGCATGTATCCGCATGGTGACAAATACAGCACTGATTACCTCAGCTTGTACTTATTCCTGGATGCTTCCGATGAGCTCTGTCTCGACTCCAAGAAGGTGTTTGTAATGACTCTATCCATCCTGGACCAAAAGAATGGGAAACACTTGACTGCAACTTCAG GTCTCTGGGTATGTAATAAAGGATGCGGATGGGGGTGGCCTAACTTCTTTGGACTCAAGAAACTCAAGGAGCCGTCGGGATGCTATGTTGTGGGATCGAGCTGCATTGTGAAGGCAGATGTTACCATCATTGGTTCATCCAATGATGGCTAG